In the genome of Drosophila yakuba strain Tai18E2 chromosome 3R, Prin_Dyak_Tai18E2_2.1, whole genome shotgun sequence, one region contains:
- the LOC6535512 gene encoding serine/threonine-protein phosphatase 2A 56 kDa regulatory subunit gamma isoform isoform X3 — translation MLCVVSEKRRAHPKSQKNQNRLRIMDNEALEPTTKSSTSAATPAAAETTTSVAAAAATAVESTTTIAAGTALASESKNETTATNNNSNTSSSISSSSNNIVIPASATNGIKESNSNLSTTTAAVAAAATVEGVAPAITSTNVVTGGTPPLSSLAARLRRQGFAQSKVNKLKDTTPPYDAPPPTPISKVLNITGTPLVRKDKRQTSARYNASKNCELTALSPLNEKTAASEREELFIEKIRQCCTLFDFSEPLSDLKFKEVKRAALHEMVDFLTNQNGVITEVIYPEAINMFAVNLFRTLPPSSNPNGAEFDPEEDEPTLESSWPHLQLVYELFLRFLESPDFQPNIAKRFIDHQFVLQLLDLFDSEDPRERDFLKTVLHRIYGKFLGLRAFIRKQINNVFYRFIYETEHHNGIAELLEILGSIINGFALPLKEEHKQFLLKVLLPLHKAKSLSVYHPQLTYCVVQFLEKDPSLSEAVIKSLLKFWPKTHSPKEVMFLNELEELLDVIEPAEFQKVMVPLFRQIAKCVSSPHFQVAERALYYWNNEYIMSLIADNSAMILPIMFPALNRNSKTHWNKTIHGLIYNALKLFMEMDQRLFDECSKNYKQEKQMEREKLSQREELWQQVESLAKTNPEWTKARRYNDCLPVSDSRALYDQYSENSDLAYDQSEQKARQPPPPLPPQKQAHQEPREIRGERNKDKPLLRRKSDLPADSGTVKALNEHKRTDEYLTTPPPDGNC, via the exons ATGTTGTGCGTTGTGAGCGAAAAG AGGAGAGCACATCCAAAGAGCCAAAAGAACCAGAACCGATTGCGTATTATGGATAACGAGGCGTTGGAACCAACAACAAAGAGCAGtacgtcggcagcgacgccagcagcagcagaaacgaCAACatcagtagcagcagcagcagcaacagcggtGGAAAGCACAACAACAATCGCGGCGGGCACAGCCTTAGCGTCAGAATCCAAAAACGAAACAACGGCCacaaacaacaatagcaacacaagcagcagcatcagcagtagcagcaacaacataGTCATACCGGCATCGGCCACTAACGGTATCAAAGAGAGTAACAGTAACTTAAgtacaacaacagcagcagtagcagcagcagcaacagtagAAGGAGTAGCACCAGCAATAACCTCCACAAACGTGGTGACCGGCGGCACTCCTCCATTGAGCAGTTTG GCAGCTCGACTTAGGCGTCAAGGATTCGCACAGTCCAAG GTTAACAAACTCAAGGACACCACACCACCGTACGATGCACCTCCGCCCACGCCGATCAGCAAGGTCCTGAACATCACCGGCACCCCACTCGTCCGCAAGGACAAGCGCCAGACCAGCGCCCGATACAATGCCTCCAAGAACTGCGAACTGACGGCCCTCAGTCCGCTGAACGAGA AGACCGCCGCCAGTGAACGAGAGGAGTTGTTCATAGAGAAAATCCGACAATGCTGTACACTGTTCGACTTCTCCGAGCCGCTGAGCGACCTCAAGTTCAAGGAGGTGAAGCGGGCGGCCCTACACGAAATGGTCGATTTCCTCACCAACCAAAATGGTGTAATAACCGAAGTTATTTACCCGGAGGCGATCAATATG TTTGCTGTCAACCTTTTCCGAACTCTGCCGCCATCCTCCAACCCGAATGGTGCCGAGTTCGATCCGGAAGAGGATGAGCCCACGCTAGAATCCTCGTGGCCGCACCTGCAACTCGTTTACGAGCTGTTCTTGCGCTTCTTGGAGTCACCAGATTTTCAACCAAACATTGCTAAACGTTTTATCGACCATCAATTTGTATTACAACTATTGGATTTATTCGATTCGGAGGATCCACGTGAACGTGATTTCCTAAAGACTGTTTTACATCGCATCTATGGAAAATTTTTGGGCTTGAGAGCATTTATTAGAAAGCAGATCAACAATGTCTTTTACAG atttatttaCGAAACGGAACATCATAATGGCATAGCCGAATTGTTGGAAATCCTGGGTAGCATTATCAATGGCTTTGCTCTGCCGCTCAAGGAGGagcataaacaatttttacTTAAGGTATTGCTGCCATTGCACAAAGCCAAGAGCCTCTCGGTCTACCATCCGCAGCTCACCTACTGCGTGGTGCAGTTCCTGGAGAAGGATCCTAGCTTATCGGAAGCGGTCATCAA AAGCCTGCTTAAATTTTGGCCCAAGACGCACAGTCCCAAGGAGGTTATGTTTTTGAatgagctggaggagctgttGGACGTGATTGAGCCGGCCGAGTTCCAGAAGGTGATGGTGCCGCTTTTCCGCCAGATAGCCAAGTGCGTTTCCTCGCCTCATTTCCAGGTGGCGGAGCGTGCGTTGTACTATTGGAACAACGAGTACATTATGTCGCTGATAGCGGACAACTCGGCGATGATATTACCCATCATGTTCCCAGCGCTTAATCGCAACTCAAAGACGCACTGGAACAAGACCATCCACGGTCTAATCTACAATGCGCTCAAGCTGTTCATGGAGATGGATCAGCGGCTTTTTGATGAGTGCAGCAAGAACTACAAGCAAGAGAAGCAAAT GGAGCGTGAGAAGCTTTCGCAAAGGGAGGAGCTTTGGCAACAGGTGGAGAGCTTGGCCAAGACCAACCCGGAGTGGACAAAGGCGCGCCGGTATAACGACTGCCTGCCGGTCAGCGACAGCCGCGCCCTGTACGATCAATATAGTGAGAATAGCGATTTAGCGTACGATCAGAGCGAGCAGAAGGCGCGCCagccgccgccaccgctgcCGCCCCAGAAACAGGCGCACCAGGAGCCCCGAGAG ATTCGCGGCGAGCGGAACAAGGACAAGCCGCTGCTGCGCCGGAAATCGGACCTGCCAGCGGACAGCGGAACCGTAAAGGCGCTCAACGAGCACAAGCGAACGGATGAGTACCTCACCACGCCGCCGCCGGATGGAAACTGCTAG
- the LOC6535512 gene encoding serine/threonine-protein phosphatase 2A 56 kDa regulatory subunit gamma isoform isoform X4 has protein sequence MLCVVSEKRRAHPKSQKNQNRLRIMDNEALEPTTKSSTSAATPAAAETTTSVAAAAATAVESTTTIAAGTALASESKNETTATNNNSNTSSSISSSSNNIVIPASATNGIKESNSNLSTTTAAVAAAATVEGVAPAITSTNVVTGGTPPLSSLVNKLKDTTPPYDAPPPTPISKVLNITGTPLVRKDKRQTSARYNASKNCELTALSPLNEKTAASEREELFIEKIRQCCTLFDFSEPLSDLKFKEVKRAALHEMVDFLTNQNGVITEVIYPEAINMFAVNLFRTLPPSSNPNGAEFDPEEDEPTLESSWPHLQLVYELFLRFLESPDFQPNIAKRFIDHQFVLQLLDLFDSEDPRERDFLKTVLHRIYGKFLGLRAFIRKQINNVFYRFIYETEHHNGIAELLEILGSIINGFALPLKEEHKQFLLKVLLPLHKAKSLSVYHPQLTYCVVQFLEKDPSLSEAVIKSLLKFWPKTHSPKEVMFLNELEELLDVIEPAEFQKVMVPLFRQIAKCVSSPHFQVAERALYYWNNEYIMSLIADNSAMILPIMFPALNRNSKTHWNKTIHGLIYNALKLFMEMDQRLFDECSKNYKQEKQMEREKLSQREELWQQVESLAKTNPEWTKARRYNDCLPVSDSRALYDQYSENSDLAYDQSEQKARQPPPPLPPQKQAHQEPREIRGERNKDKPLLRRKSDLPADSGTVKALNEHKRTDEYLTTPPPDGNC, from the exons ATGTTGTGCGTTGTGAGCGAAAAG AGGAGAGCACATCCAAAGAGCCAAAAGAACCAGAACCGATTGCGTATTATGGATAACGAGGCGTTGGAACCAACAACAAAGAGCAGtacgtcggcagcgacgccagcagcagcagaaacgaCAACatcagtagcagcagcagcagcaacagcggtGGAAAGCACAACAACAATCGCGGCGGGCACAGCCTTAGCGTCAGAATCCAAAAACGAAACAACGGCCacaaacaacaatagcaacacaagcagcagcatcagcagtagcagcaacaacataGTCATACCGGCATCGGCCACTAACGGTATCAAAGAGAGTAACAGTAACTTAAgtacaacaacagcagcagtagcagcagcagcaacagtagAAGGAGTAGCACCAGCAATAACCTCCACAAACGTGGTGACCGGCGGCACTCCTCCATTGAGCAGTTTG GTTAACAAACTCAAGGACACCACACCACCGTACGATGCACCTCCGCCCACGCCGATCAGCAAGGTCCTGAACATCACCGGCACCCCACTCGTCCGCAAGGACAAGCGCCAGACCAGCGCCCGATACAATGCCTCCAAGAACTGCGAACTGACGGCCCTCAGTCCGCTGAACGAGA AGACCGCCGCCAGTGAACGAGAGGAGTTGTTCATAGAGAAAATCCGACAATGCTGTACACTGTTCGACTTCTCCGAGCCGCTGAGCGACCTCAAGTTCAAGGAGGTGAAGCGGGCGGCCCTACACGAAATGGTCGATTTCCTCACCAACCAAAATGGTGTAATAACCGAAGTTATTTACCCGGAGGCGATCAATATG TTTGCTGTCAACCTTTTCCGAACTCTGCCGCCATCCTCCAACCCGAATGGTGCCGAGTTCGATCCGGAAGAGGATGAGCCCACGCTAGAATCCTCGTGGCCGCACCTGCAACTCGTTTACGAGCTGTTCTTGCGCTTCTTGGAGTCACCAGATTTTCAACCAAACATTGCTAAACGTTTTATCGACCATCAATTTGTATTACAACTATTGGATTTATTCGATTCGGAGGATCCACGTGAACGTGATTTCCTAAAGACTGTTTTACATCGCATCTATGGAAAATTTTTGGGCTTGAGAGCATTTATTAGAAAGCAGATCAACAATGTCTTTTACAG atttatttaCGAAACGGAACATCATAATGGCATAGCCGAATTGTTGGAAATCCTGGGTAGCATTATCAATGGCTTTGCTCTGCCGCTCAAGGAGGagcataaacaatttttacTTAAGGTATTGCTGCCATTGCACAAAGCCAAGAGCCTCTCGGTCTACCATCCGCAGCTCACCTACTGCGTGGTGCAGTTCCTGGAGAAGGATCCTAGCTTATCGGAAGCGGTCATCAA AAGCCTGCTTAAATTTTGGCCCAAGACGCACAGTCCCAAGGAGGTTATGTTTTTGAatgagctggaggagctgttGGACGTGATTGAGCCGGCCGAGTTCCAGAAGGTGATGGTGCCGCTTTTCCGCCAGATAGCCAAGTGCGTTTCCTCGCCTCATTTCCAGGTGGCGGAGCGTGCGTTGTACTATTGGAACAACGAGTACATTATGTCGCTGATAGCGGACAACTCGGCGATGATATTACCCATCATGTTCCCAGCGCTTAATCGCAACTCAAAGACGCACTGGAACAAGACCATCCACGGTCTAATCTACAATGCGCTCAAGCTGTTCATGGAGATGGATCAGCGGCTTTTTGATGAGTGCAGCAAGAACTACAAGCAAGAGAAGCAAAT GGAGCGTGAGAAGCTTTCGCAAAGGGAGGAGCTTTGGCAACAGGTGGAGAGCTTGGCCAAGACCAACCCGGAGTGGACAAAGGCGCGCCGGTATAACGACTGCCTGCCGGTCAGCGACAGCCGCGCCCTGTACGATCAATATAGTGAGAATAGCGATTTAGCGTACGATCAGAGCGAGCAGAAGGCGCGCCagccgccgccaccgctgcCGCCCCAGAAACAGGCGCACCAGGAGCCCCGAGAG ATTCGCGGCGAGCGGAACAAGGACAAGCCGCTGCTGCGCCGGAAATCGGACCTGCCAGCGGACAGCGGAACCGTAAAGGCGCTCAACGAGCACAAGCGAACGGATGAGTACCTCACCACGCCGCCGCCGGATGGAAACTGCTAG
- the LOC6535512 gene encoding serine/threonine-protein phosphatase 2A 56 kDa regulatory subunit gamma isoform isoform X5, with translation MLANLYRSRAKLNKFLQLLARRAHPKSQKNQNRLRIMDNEALEPTTKSSTSAATPAAAETTTSVAAAAATAVESTTTIAAGTALASESKNETTATNNNSNTSSSISSSSNNIVIPASATNGIKESNSNLSTTTAAVAAAATVEGVAPAITSTNVVTGGTPPLSSLAARLRRQGFAQSKVNKLKDTTPPYDAPPPTPISKVLNITGTPLVRKDKRQTSARYNASKNCELTALSPLNEKTAASEREELFIEKIRQCCTLFDFSEPLSDLKFKEVKRAALHEMVDFLTNQNGVITEVIYPEAINMFAVNLFRTLPPSSNPNGAEFDPEEDEPTLESSWPHLQLVYELFLRFLESPDFQPNIAKRFIDHQFVLQLLDLFDSEDPRERDFLKTVLHRIYGKFLGLRAFIRKQINNVFYRFIYETEHHNGIAELLEILGSIINGFALPLKEEHKQFLLKVLLPLHKAKSLSVYHPQLTYCVVQFLEKDPSLSEAVIKSLLKFWPKTHSPKEVMFLNELEELLDVIEPAEFQKVMVPLFRQIAKCVSSPHFQVAERALYYWNNEYIMSLIADNSAMILPIMFPALNRNSKTHWNKTIHGLIYNALKLFMEMDQRLFDECSKNYKQEKQMEREKLSQREELWQQVESLAKTNPEWTKARRYNDCLPVSDSRALYDQYSENSDLAYDQSEQKARQPPPPLPPQKQAHQEPREIRGERNKDKPLLRRKSDLPADSGTVKALNEHKRTDEYLTTPPPDGNC, from the exons ATGTTGGCAAACCTTTATCGCAGCAGGGCCAAATTGAACAAGTTCTTGCAGCTTCTGGCG AGGAGAGCACATCCAAAGAGCCAAAAGAACCAGAACCGATTGCGTATTATGGATAACGAGGCGTTGGAACCAACAACAAAGAGCAGtacgtcggcagcgacgccagcagcagcagaaacgaCAACatcagtagcagcagcagcagcaacagcggtGGAAAGCACAACAACAATCGCGGCGGGCACAGCCTTAGCGTCAGAATCCAAAAACGAAACAACGGCCacaaacaacaatagcaacacaagcagcagcatcagcagtagcagcaacaacataGTCATACCGGCATCGGCCACTAACGGTATCAAAGAGAGTAACAGTAACTTAAgtacaacaacagcagcagtagcagcagcagcaacagtagAAGGAGTAGCACCAGCAATAACCTCCACAAACGTGGTGACCGGCGGCACTCCTCCATTGAGCAGTTTG GCAGCTCGACTTAGGCGTCAAGGATTCGCACAGTCCAAG GTTAACAAACTCAAGGACACCACACCACCGTACGATGCACCTCCGCCCACGCCGATCAGCAAGGTCCTGAACATCACCGGCACCCCACTCGTCCGCAAGGACAAGCGCCAGACCAGCGCCCGATACAATGCCTCCAAGAACTGCGAACTGACGGCCCTCAGTCCGCTGAACGAGA AGACCGCCGCCAGTGAACGAGAGGAGTTGTTCATAGAGAAAATCCGACAATGCTGTACACTGTTCGACTTCTCCGAGCCGCTGAGCGACCTCAAGTTCAAGGAGGTGAAGCGGGCGGCCCTACACGAAATGGTCGATTTCCTCACCAACCAAAATGGTGTAATAACCGAAGTTATTTACCCGGAGGCGATCAATATG TTTGCTGTCAACCTTTTCCGAACTCTGCCGCCATCCTCCAACCCGAATGGTGCCGAGTTCGATCCGGAAGAGGATGAGCCCACGCTAGAATCCTCGTGGCCGCACCTGCAACTCGTTTACGAGCTGTTCTTGCGCTTCTTGGAGTCACCAGATTTTCAACCAAACATTGCTAAACGTTTTATCGACCATCAATTTGTATTACAACTATTGGATTTATTCGATTCGGAGGATCCACGTGAACGTGATTTCCTAAAGACTGTTTTACATCGCATCTATGGAAAATTTTTGGGCTTGAGAGCATTTATTAGAAAGCAGATCAACAATGTCTTTTACAG atttatttaCGAAACGGAACATCATAATGGCATAGCCGAATTGTTGGAAATCCTGGGTAGCATTATCAATGGCTTTGCTCTGCCGCTCAAGGAGGagcataaacaatttttacTTAAGGTATTGCTGCCATTGCACAAAGCCAAGAGCCTCTCGGTCTACCATCCGCAGCTCACCTACTGCGTGGTGCAGTTCCTGGAGAAGGATCCTAGCTTATCGGAAGCGGTCATCAA AAGCCTGCTTAAATTTTGGCCCAAGACGCACAGTCCCAAGGAGGTTATGTTTTTGAatgagctggaggagctgttGGACGTGATTGAGCCGGCCGAGTTCCAGAAGGTGATGGTGCCGCTTTTCCGCCAGATAGCCAAGTGCGTTTCCTCGCCTCATTTCCAGGTGGCGGAGCGTGCGTTGTACTATTGGAACAACGAGTACATTATGTCGCTGATAGCGGACAACTCGGCGATGATATTACCCATCATGTTCCCAGCGCTTAATCGCAACTCAAAGACGCACTGGAACAAGACCATCCACGGTCTAATCTACAATGCGCTCAAGCTGTTCATGGAGATGGATCAGCGGCTTTTTGATGAGTGCAGCAAGAACTACAAGCAAGAGAAGCAAAT GGAGCGTGAGAAGCTTTCGCAAAGGGAGGAGCTTTGGCAACAGGTGGAGAGCTTGGCCAAGACCAACCCGGAGTGGACAAAGGCGCGCCGGTATAACGACTGCCTGCCGGTCAGCGACAGCCGCGCCCTGTACGATCAATATAGTGAGAATAGCGATTTAGCGTACGATCAGAGCGAGCAGAAGGCGCGCCagccgccgccaccgctgcCGCCCCAGAAACAGGCGCACCAGGAGCCCCGAGAG ATTCGCGGCGAGCGGAACAAGGACAAGCCGCTGCTGCGCCGGAAATCGGACCTGCCAGCGGACAGCGGAACCGTAAAGGCGCTCAACGAGCACAAGCGAACGGATGAGTACCTCACCACGCCGCCGCCGGATGGAAACTGCTAG
- the LOC6535512 gene encoding serine/threonine-protein phosphatase 2A 56 kDa regulatory subunit gamma isoform isoform X6 — protein MDNEALEPTTKSSTSAATPAAAETTTSVAAAAATAVESTTTIAAGTALASESKNETTATNNNSNTSSSISSSSNNIVIPASATNGIKESNSNLSTTTAAVAAAATVEGVAPAITSTNVVTGGTPPLSSLAARLRRQGFAQSKVNKLKDTTPPYDAPPPTPISKVLNITGTPLVRKDKRQTSARYNASKNCELTALSPLNEKTAASEREELFIEKIRQCCTLFDFSEPLSDLKFKEVKRAALHEMVDFLTNQNGVITEVIYPEAINMFAVNLFRTLPPSSNPNGAEFDPEEDEPTLESSWPHLQLVYELFLRFLESPDFQPNIAKRFIDHQFVLQLLDLFDSEDPRERDFLKTVLHRIYGKFLGLRAFIRKQINNVFYRFIYETEHHNGIAELLEILGSIINGFALPLKEEHKQFLLKVLLPLHKAKSLSVYHPQLTYCVVQFLEKDPSLSEAVIKSLLKFWPKTHSPKEVMFLNELEELLDVIEPAEFQKVMVPLFRQIAKCVSSPHFQVAERALYYWNNEYIMSLIADNSAMILPIMFPALNRNSKTHWNKTIHGLIYNALKLFMEMDQRLFDECSKNYKQEKQMEREKLSQREELWQQVESLAKTNPEWTKARRYNDCLPVSDSRALYDQYSENSDLAYDQSEQKARQPPPPLPPQKQAHQEPREIRGERNKDKPLLRRKSDLPADSGTVKALNEHKRTDEYLTTPPPDGNC, from the exons ATGGATAACGAGGCGTTGGAACCAACAACAAAGAGCAGtacgtcggcagcgacgccagcagcagcagaaacgaCAACatcagtagcagcagcagcagcaacagcggtGGAAAGCACAACAACAATCGCGGCGGGCACAGCCTTAGCGTCAGAATCCAAAAACGAAACAACGGCCacaaacaacaatagcaacacaagcagcagcatcagcagtagcagcaacaacataGTCATACCGGCATCGGCCACTAACGGTATCAAAGAGAGTAACAGTAACTTAAgtacaacaacagcagcagtagcagcagcagcaacagtagAAGGAGTAGCACCAGCAATAACCTCCACAAACGTGGTGACCGGCGGCACTCCTCCATTGAGCAGTTTG GCAGCTCGACTTAGGCGTCAAGGATTCGCACAGTCCAAG GTTAACAAACTCAAGGACACCACACCACCGTACGATGCACCTCCGCCCACGCCGATCAGCAAGGTCCTGAACATCACCGGCACCCCACTCGTCCGCAAGGACAAGCGCCAGACCAGCGCCCGATACAATGCCTCCAAGAACTGCGAACTGACGGCCCTCAGTCCGCTGAACGAGA AGACCGCCGCCAGTGAACGAGAGGAGTTGTTCATAGAGAAAATCCGACAATGCTGTACACTGTTCGACTTCTCCGAGCCGCTGAGCGACCTCAAGTTCAAGGAGGTGAAGCGGGCGGCCCTACACGAAATGGTCGATTTCCTCACCAACCAAAATGGTGTAATAACCGAAGTTATTTACCCGGAGGCGATCAATATG TTTGCTGTCAACCTTTTCCGAACTCTGCCGCCATCCTCCAACCCGAATGGTGCCGAGTTCGATCCGGAAGAGGATGAGCCCACGCTAGAATCCTCGTGGCCGCACCTGCAACTCGTTTACGAGCTGTTCTTGCGCTTCTTGGAGTCACCAGATTTTCAACCAAACATTGCTAAACGTTTTATCGACCATCAATTTGTATTACAACTATTGGATTTATTCGATTCGGAGGATCCACGTGAACGTGATTTCCTAAAGACTGTTTTACATCGCATCTATGGAAAATTTTTGGGCTTGAGAGCATTTATTAGAAAGCAGATCAACAATGTCTTTTACAG atttatttaCGAAACGGAACATCATAATGGCATAGCCGAATTGTTGGAAATCCTGGGTAGCATTATCAATGGCTTTGCTCTGCCGCTCAAGGAGGagcataaacaatttttacTTAAGGTATTGCTGCCATTGCACAAAGCCAAGAGCCTCTCGGTCTACCATCCGCAGCTCACCTACTGCGTGGTGCAGTTCCTGGAGAAGGATCCTAGCTTATCGGAAGCGGTCATCAA AAGCCTGCTTAAATTTTGGCCCAAGACGCACAGTCCCAAGGAGGTTATGTTTTTGAatgagctggaggagctgttGGACGTGATTGAGCCGGCCGAGTTCCAGAAGGTGATGGTGCCGCTTTTCCGCCAGATAGCCAAGTGCGTTTCCTCGCCTCATTTCCAGGTGGCGGAGCGTGCGTTGTACTATTGGAACAACGAGTACATTATGTCGCTGATAGCGGACAACTCGGCGATGATATTACCCATCATGTTCCCAGCGCTTAATCGCAACTCAAAGACGCACTGGAACAAGACCATCCACGGTCTAATCTACAATGCGCTCAAGCTGTTCATGGAGATGGATCAGCGGCTTTTTGATGAGTGCAGCAAGAACTACAAGCAAGAGAAGCAAAT GGAGCGTGAGAAGCTTTCGCAAAGGGAGGAGCTTTGGCAACAGGTGGAGAGCTTGGCCAAGACCAACCCGGAGTGGACAAAGGCGCGCCGGTATAACGACTGCCTGCCGGTCAGCGACAGCCGCGCCCTGTACGATCAATATAGTGAGAATAGCGATTTAGCGTACGATCAGAGCGAGCAGAAGGCGCGCCagccgccgccaccgctgcCGCCCCAGAAACAGGCGCACCAGGAGCCCCGAGAG ATTCGCGGCGAGCGGAACAAGGACAAGCCGCTGCTGCGCCGGAAATCGGACCTGCCAGCGGACAGCGGAACCGTAAAGGCGCTCAACGAGCACAAGCGAACGGATGAGTACCTCACCACGCCGCCGCCGGATGGAAACTGCTAG